A region of the Sphaerodactylus townsendi isolate TG3544 linkage group LG15, MPM_Stown_v2.3, whole genome shotgun sequence genome:
ctgCCTCAGAAGCTATCTGTCGcggggagaggtagggaaagagtttgtaagctgcttgagacTTCTTAACGTTGagaaaaagcagcatataaatccaaactcttcttctctccaagaaaaaaaatcatggataAATCCTCCTCTTCAATTTTCAGTTTCAATCCCTCTCACAGGATTTGGGTTTTATACACTTAAACTTGAAGATCTTCTGTAGGGATGCATCAGcaggacccagtagagcctcagaccCAGTAGagcctgcgccatctgtgccctcctgggcTTCCACGTATGCACATCACaagactcacaggtcacaagatgcctgagtcatgggtcacaagacccccagatgtggaattgacccagacggagatgtttcttcctgcacgtacactgcccccacaggccatgaattgcgcaacatcctcccgctctcccgccttcccaaaaaccctaataaaggtgccaaggaccgccagctcggcagagtagccagatccatggatcacgctatatcgccactggcttccaATCgggatgatatcagccaagtgtGTCCTCACCTTTATTCCCTATGCATCGCATCGCAATCTACTTTCAATCTTCCATATTTTCAAGGTGGCACTTACTTGATGGTGCTCTGCATGGTGGATGTCTGGAAGCTGTTGTCAGGGTAACAGCTCAGTCTGCCAGTTCCACAAGGCAAGGAGAGCGGAGTTCATGGAACAGGGTACCTTTGAGACCTTGTTCTCTCACAGGCAACAACTGATAGAGAATAGGGAAAGGGAGCATATTAGCCATTGCCTGATATTGGTCAGTCTAACAAGTTTCCTGTCTATTTTTGTTTGTCCAGAACCTTCGAttgaggtcttttacatcactttCCACTGGATCacttaactggagattccaggaattgaacccgggaccctCCATGCAAAATCAGAAAGTCACATTAACATTCGTACACATAACAACATGTGCAAGAAATCGAAAGCACTTTTTCTGCCCCATGTTCAAAAAGGCTCTCTTAAAGCAGGTTTTTATTGCTTATCAGGTGAAAAGCAACACAAATTGGTTCATACATTgctctcttttccccccctcccaattataTCTCTACCCCATTCTTTCATCTAACTACATTTCCTGAAAAAAGTCACAATCTGAGTTAGGCAGCTTAAATGACAGCTGCTTTGAAAAACATGGACCACTGGTCAATTTCATGACTTTTGAAAATGCTAAGGAATAAAGCCAGCAAGAATATAAAGAAGATAAATGTAagatctcagaaaaaaaatgaaatgcacagatataggatgggtgacacctggcttgacaatagtacatgtgaaagggatctgggagtctcagcagaccacaaactgaacatgagttagcagtgtgataaggcagccaagaaagccaatgcaattctgggatgcatcaataagagtatattgtctagatcgagggaagtaattgtaccactctactctgcattggtcagacctcacccagAGTACTGTGTTCATTCCTGAGcatcacaatttaagaaggatattgacaagctggaatgtgtccagaggagggcacccaaaatggtaaagggtctggagtccatgccctacgaagagagacttagggagcaggggatgtttagtctgaagaagcgaaggttaaggggtccatgatagctatgcttaaatatttgaagggatgtcatgccagagggagcaagcttgtattctgctgccttagagactaggacatggagtaacggattcaaggtgcaagaaaagagattccacctaaacatgagaaAGAacttcagggctgtttgacagtggaattcactgcctcgtagagtggtggagtctccttctttggaagtttttaaacagaggttggatgagcatgtcaggagtgctctgattgtgtattcctgcatggcagggggttggacttgatggcccttgtagtctcttccaactccatgattctattaaATAGGAAATTATCAATTGGGGCTAATAAAAGAGCTCCTTCTCCCACCTGTGAGACGTCCAGGTGTAATTACGGGAGGGTCTCGTTGTTTGGAAAAAGGAGGGGCGGAATCAAGGCgaggagggggagagggtccATTTTCCCGCCATTTCCGAGCTCGCCCCCTCCTTCACTCCCCCACGGCACGGGCCATTGTCACTCGCGCGTGCGCGCTAGAACTTATTCCTACAAAGTCTGCCCTAGAAGCGAAGGGTCTCTCAGCAGCCGCTTACCTGGCGCGGCTTCTCCCTCCCTCGACAAGAGTCCacgggtttgtttttttttccgcGCGAAATCTGTTGATTGACAGAGCGGCCGACGTCACACGCTCGGCTCCTGCTCACAGGATCAACAGACGCACGCCGAGATGTGTCGACTTTAAAAGACCTCACCCCTTTCCTTGGCATGCTGGGAAACGTGGTCCTTGACAGGAAAGGTGCTTGAATTGGAGGATggtgagcaggggtctgcaacctgcggctctccagatgttcatggactacaattctcatcagtccctgccaccatggccaattggccacgatggcatgggctgatgggaattgtagtccatgaacatctggagagcagtagGTTGCAGACCCGATGGTGAGAAATGTAGTCTTAATGGATGTAAAGAAAAAACAACTTAAAATTCTGTTTAGTATTTCTGCTATCATTAACCATATATTGAAATGAATATTGAATCTAAATTGCACAATTGGGGATGAGGGATAGAGATGTATGTGTAATGAATATTGAATCTAAACTGCCCAATTGGGGATGAGGGATACAATGGATATTGAATCTAAATTGCACAATTGAGGGTGAGGGAGCCTGACAAAGAATTCTGAAGCGTTCCTCGTTATTTTGggatatttcatttatttacgtATATGCATTTTAAGCCTGCCCTATACTTGAACTTATTTTaaatccataaaacctattaaaacctacaaaatttttaaaaatcatattttaaaaattcatattaacAGAAGGAAGCTATTAAAATTcatattattaaaattaaaatgaattaaaattcaCATTaacggaaggaagaaaccatctcttcagccaaaggcctggAAAAATAGGTACATCTTTGCTACttaaaaaaatgcatataaagaagatgcttgacACATCTCAAGGAGGGAGATAATTCCACAGTCTCAGGGCCAACATTGAAAAAGCCCAGGCTCAGATCTCTACCTTTTTTATCACTGGAGGTGGTGGTACCACTAGAAGGGATTCATCTGTGGATCATTTGGTTATATTGGGTATGGGATTCAGCAGCTGGAGCTTATGGCCAGAaagactgctgtttttaaaaaaaggggaaataaactaAGCCTCCAAGAACTGCTGACTGGGAAATTGTTTTTATTCAACTGACACACTGAAGCCTCCATAAGGAAAAATATAGGTTTATTGTCTGTACAGAGAACAATCCAATGGACTCGTGCTCTCAAGGGTGTCCAAAGAATCAAAATACAGTTTAGGCAACTATAGGAAGTCTTACATCATAGTATGGTGGTATCATAGAGACCGGTACAGTTGCATATGGTCAAAGTCTATTAACCAAGACAAGTGGAACCAATTAAAAAGAGTCTCACTAAAGTCTCAGCCTTCTACTGTCGGGATGTGGCATTCATGGCAATAACTCAGGAGACTGGAAAGTAAACAACCTTTTACATTGAAGTTAGCTAACCCACTTCAACCAAAACGAGGGGAATTAAGTAAAATTAACCAGAAGATAACGCTTAGAAAGATTTATGGaaaataggtctatcagtggctactagccatgatgactaagaGGCAAATTCTGAATCACAGAGCCAGGAGACAACAACAACAGAAGGCTTTTTTGCCTTGTTGAACCATGGAGGAACTGGATGGCCAttgtgtgggacaggatgctAAACTAGATCATGAAGCTTCAACGGAGTCCTAGAGATTTGAGCAAATTAGGCCTCCTTTTTGCACTGAACCTGCTCCTGTTCCCTTTTATCAGTGCCAGTATAACCGGAGTGGGTCATGACAACCTTGGTAGTAATAATGTGATATTTCCTTAGCAGCCACTTGTGCACACAGGTGAACAATACCAGCCTGTTCTTATAATGGTACTATCCCTGACTGGACCATCCTAGTTTAGCAGTGTACTGAAATGGTATCTCTCTGACTGACCATTCTTTGAGGTGGTTATATGACACATACAGCACTTGTCTTGAGCTGTCATCAGTCTTTAATCGATAGGTTCTGTAACCTGCGTTCTCTCCAGATACCATGGATTCtgtcatcagcccctgccagcatggtcaattggctatggtggcaggggctgatggaaattgtagtccatgaacatctggagagctgcaggttgcagacccctgctctaacaggTACCGTGGTTAGCATTCCGGCTGGcctatgctgtttttatgtccatCTGGTAAGCCGGGCAGCAGGCTGGGGTCAAAGAGGGGCTCCCCTACCCAAAGGCGTGCAGCAAAGATGTGCCGGCATGGCAGCTGCCGAGCCATATAAATAGAACAACTGCAAGTGGCCAGGTCTGGGCTCACCAGGAAAGAGCAGGTACCCCCCTCCAGGAGGTACCCATCGGGAGTGTCCCTGAGATCATAATGTGCATGGGGCACAAGATCTAGTTCTTCAGCTACTAGGTCAGCATTGTCAGGCAGGCAGATGGTCCGGTACAGTTCAACCACTGGTGCCACATTTAGTGTTGAGGTCTCCACGTGTAGGGCTTGGAGATCCAACAGACCCTGTACACAGGCCGCCAGTGGCATTGGAGGACTGAGTGTGGTCAGCAGCTTGCGACGGTGCATGCTAAGGTGGTCGAGGAAGGGGCATTCTTGGTTCTTCTCAAAGGCCCAGCACTCTACCCACATACCCTTGTGGGAGTGCCAGCGCTCCAGGAAGTACTGCATAAAGGAAAGCGGAGCCACATCTCCTAGGTCGCTCAGGTACTGGGTATAGACCAGCGGCGAATCAGCATTGGCCAGGTTGAGCAGCAGGTTGCGTATTTGGTCTTCCTTGGGGACAGCCAGTTCACAGGCCTTGCGGTAGAGCACCTCCAAGACCTGAAGGCGACAAATCTGCACCCGGGCACATGGCAGCACCTCCTCCACCGCATCAAGGCCTGTCACACCAGCCCCGACTGTAACCACCTTCACCTGCAGCTTGATGTCTGGGGCACTCTGCACCAATGAAGCTACAATGAATATCAGAAGGTCGGGCAGTCCCTGGCGTGCCAGACAATAGGCTACCTCCCGCCCACGCCCGTTAGCGTCCTGGCACAGCACCGTGTAGAGCTCAAAGTCTGCATCGAGGCAGGCAGCGCGCTCTAGAAAAAGGCGGGCTGGGAAGCGCTGCACCAGTTCACACATGCGCGAGGTGGCCAGGAAGATGCTGTTGAGGATAGCCACATCCTCCTGAAACACCAGTTTGACTTTGGGGCCCGCATCTGCCTTAAAGAGTCCGTCTAGAACAGCCAAGAGCTCACACATGCCCTTGTCTTTGGCTTTGCTATAATCCTCCAGGTTCCAGATAAGATCCGGTGCCAGGAAGCGCTTGGAAATGCTGTTGGTGATGCGAATGGGCAGCCCCAAGCTCGCTCTCAGCTGGTACCGCTTGAAGTGGAGGGCAAACTCCAGTTCAGACAGATGGTGGTTGTGCTCCAGGTTGGCTTCAATCACCACCAGGCGGTCCTTCTTTGGCCCTAGGCGTAGTGTGATGGAGGCTGGACAGTCGATTTTCTCACTACTGCaaaagggaagattttttttttaaaggagcaagtCCACTCGTATCAGGTGCATACAACTTATCCAAAATATCAGCTTCAATCAATAGTCCCCCCTAACTGTTCCCAGTTGCTATGGAGAACTAACAAAACACTGCGTGGAACTGAGCTGCCTGGGAGAGCTCCCTCTGCTGGGTGGCCCCTGATTTGcgcagcaccaatatggtggctgcACTGCCACACACATGTGTTGCTTCTAGACAATGTTGACTTTGACTCACAATGACATCTCCGCTACTACCGTGCACACTCCCTCTGAGAAAAAACTGAAAACATCTGAAGTTGTTTGCTCTTGTTCGAACCTTCACACTTATGAAAAATGTCACCATGGCAAAGAGGAGTAAGCAGTTGTGTAGGGTTCATTCAGAAAAGCATGCCTGAATTTTGCATGGTTTACATATATTTTTATTCAGCTGTACACATCCATCCTCCAGCACAAACTAAACAGTCTTCAGTGATTTATGATAAATCCCAGGGTATTCTATTTTCTAGGGAAGgagtagccattttttttaatgtgggacTCCAAAATACAAACGAAATGAATTTAAGCCAAAACTTAGGTCTTGTTTGTGAAGGACTTCCAGGGTttgggtgttttggggtggggaaattggaattcccccccttttctcattCTTGATTAGTTTTGAAGACGGAAGCTTGTTGTTTTCACTAAGATTTCAGGCTTACATATTTTGCTCCTTAGAGACATGACTGCATTAATTCCCATCGCTGTAGAGCAGGTGTGCTAAGGCCACCTGCCTAGCTTGTTGCCATGGGAAGATTTGAGCTGGGGACTATCCTGGCTCTCCTTATTAGATCTACACAACAACAGGCTGCTGCTTTAGTGTTTTGCTCCAAGCTTGACAAAGTCAGTCCTCAGGGATTTCCTGTCTTTCCCAGGCGCTGAGGCACACTTACCGGTGGTTGGCGCTTCTGCACCGTGCTCTGCCCCACGTAGGTCCCGCTGTACTTGCAGATGAGGCGCACAAAACGGAAGCGGAGGATCTCAGCCAGGCTTGGCTGATGGTGCAGCGAGTTCTGGTGCAGGGAGACCAGCGGCTTCAGACTGGCGACAATGAAGATCACCTTGTGCTTTTCGCACCAGTCGTCAATGAACGTGCTGAACTGGTGCCAGGTATGGAACTCCTGGCCCAGTCCCAGGTCCCCCATGGCAACTCTGGCAAAACTGCGAGCCAGTTTCGCTGtgacaaaaaaaagaggaagatgaTGAGATTGTGCTGACGTTTGAGACTGACAAACAACCCGCCCAAGACAGAGGTTCACAAACCAACCTACCACCTTAGGATGGGTTTACTGTAAAACATCCCCAAGATGTGAAAATATAGCTCCACAGTGTGAAAATAATTCCTTCCATAGAATTCTTCCCATAGGAATTCTTATAGGGTTGATTCATCTGGCCTTTTCACTGAATAGCATCCAATTCTTCCCCTTATTACAGTTTCTGTCCCACGTGGCTTTTGTCCATCCAGGGCCCATGATTCCTCCCACAGTTAGTAGTATCTTACACACAAGGTGGGCTCAAACCACTTTTTTCACTGGTATAAAAGAGATGAGGTGCTCCCTTTGACTTGGACAGTCAAACGATGCTGGGAATCGTGGGGCCCTCATGGACAAAAGCCACGTGGGACAGGAGGTTATGGTAGAGAGAAGAACTAGGTGCAAATAAATGGAAAAGCTGGCTCAATCCAACTAGCAATCCTATTATGACTATGCTGCATGAACCCGCTCAGTCATTAAGATCTCCTGGGAAGAACTGGAATTTCAACATCCATAATCTTTTAGACAAGTAATAAACTCTTGAACACAAGTAAGAAAGCTGGTAAAATAACATCTGAGTAGAATGTACTAGAGAGACTACACCCCAGCCTCAGATATTAACTTTACACCAGCAACCAAAATCATCATTGATGAAACAGACgacaccctaaccctaaccctactaAAGCAAATGCCTTATCTGTGAATTGAGATGTTGCTGCCCTGCAGTGTAGAagtcaacagaagaagaagaaaatacagGGTCACATGAATAAAGTAGCAAATATGAGGATATTATGGAGCATAAGCATGGAACGCAGTAAGAAATCTGGCGGTATAAACTGTTTCTGGGATATGCATGCATGTGAAAAGGATGCATTTCAGTTTTCAGATCCCAGTTGAGAACACGTTAATAATCATTTGAAATGTGCAGGCCTAGCTGTGGGCTGCTTTGAATGTCAATAAaacctggatgtgtgtgtgtgtcaatattTTAAACTAGccgtacccggccacgcgttgctatggCCCAGTCTGgttaaatggaaaagaaagaaaagagaaagcacaTGTTTCTAATATGTTTAATGTCACAATGCTTGTGGGTATACAATATTTTTTGTTCCATTGTCTGTGCAGATAAAGAGATTGTCTGGTTTGCCGACTCTAGAACACGCAACATATAATTGTCCATGTGAGAAGCAATCCGTGTCAAGATCTAAACTGCATAATTCTAAAGGTTGGCCCTGAGCTTTGTTGATAGTGATTGCAAACGCCAATCTCTCAGCCTGTCGCATTCATTCTGTTGAGAACGAAGCAGACCTGAAGCTGCAGAACGCAATTGCCGCGCTCGCAACCGTGCATCCTCAAGTCTGGCTGCACGTCGCTCTGCTGATTCCTCGGCACGTAATTGAGCCATTCTTTGTCTGGTTCGTTCTTTCATTGATGCCCGTGCTTCTTCAGTTTGATTTGCAATTAGTCGTCGCGTTGCTTCCGCACTGCGAGTACGACGACCTAAGTTTGATTTTCTGCGAGGCATTATTAGGATGAACTGAAGCAGATTGATttcactgaaaaagaagaaagaaagttaTAACAGAAACATATGAAATTgcaaaagatttaaaaaggaaaaaacaggaagtggaaaacaaagaaaggaaaaaaatgaaaaatagttACGGAATATCTGAAAGGAAACGCAGATCAATCAGCACAACTCAATTCCACCACCAATGGCAGTGAAAAATAAGAAAATCAGTcaagaaaaggaaatgaaaaacagTGGAAAAAGTAAAATAGTCATGAAATGAACAGTATGGTAAACAACACAGTGCAATTCTAATGTAATGTCACATGAAATAAGTAAAGCAAATGGGGAAAAATTGGAATCTATGAGAAATAACTGTAACAATGCAATCGGAAACATTGAAGTGGAAGTGTAAAAGTGGTGGGCCAgtttggtgaaatgggaaaggtgaAATGagagtgaaatgggaaagaaagaaaagcggAAGCGCATGTTTCTAAGATGTTTGATTTAACAATGCTTATGGGTAGAcagtattttttgttgttgcattgtCTGTGCAGAGGCGGAGATTGTGTGGTTTTGTGACTGCGAAAGATGGAGCATATAATTGACCACGTGAGAAGCAATCCATGTGTAGATCTGAGCCACACAATGGTAAAGAGTGGTCCTGAGCTTTGCTGATGGTAACTGCAAACAGCAATCGAATTGGAAATTGCAGTCTCTCAAATTGAAATGGGATATCCGTTGGAATCTTCTTTTGACGTAACTGAATTACATGGTGGTTAGGAAAGAGCGCTGCGAGAAGCGAGGATGTTACATCAGTGAAACCGACTTGGGCTTGGGCAAGGCGAGGGGGTCCCGTGGTGCTtttaccccccagatttccccagctaCACTTGGGGAGCCTGAAGGGAACACAGTTGGGGACCGTGGGCTTCCTGACCAGACAGACGAAAACTTATTATCCGAGAGATATCGAGAAGCTGCAGGTCTTCGTGGAGTTTGAAACAGATATCCGTTTGCATTCGTTGTGTCCGTTTGACCTCTGCCTGCCAGATTTCCCAGTCTGCATTGCGAATTGTACATGGATCGTAAATCGGAAACATTAAGATGGAATCgtaaagtagtgagtatagcGTGTGTTGCTGTAACatccagcagatggtgctgttttttaaaagcatggttttacctgtcacaggtgtgacacCTGTATCATAGTATAACAGTAGGTATATAAAAACATGCATGTAttcgaatgcaacgttgtgtcaaaatttcaaaccaatcggtGAAGAACTTTCGGAGAgttaagattttgaacaaatgaacatttacatttttatttatatctatatctatatatctatatctatatatctatatatctatatatctatatatctatatatatctatatatctatataaagcaaactgtgagtttgttcctaatggtctagcacaggaactgctgggccaattcctctgaaaatttccagccactgtagtcagccaggtgagagtgtttttagatgctCACATACCTGAAATATCACACCGGGTCCAgataaaacgcctttttcctggcactccatggtgaaggacatgcagctgcctgtgtgtaactgtcacccttagaatgttcatgcccttagaatgttcgctcagatggccagatatgagcagtggaaacagtatataggtaataactcgagtggaagtggaACGCATACACACgctgccgtgtgagatgtcaaaAGTTTTGCCCAGCGCTTGTCTAAATTCGCAAAAAATGCATACAGAGCATCTAAGCTTCCAAAAAATGAACCCATCTGTGTTTCTTGAGAGGATGCATGAACACCCACCAAGTTGAGTGAGTGACTGTCACAATTTACAAACAAAGCCAGGTG
Encoded here:
- the ZSWIM9 gene encoding uncharacterized protein ZSWIM9, with the protein product MPRRKSNLGRRTRSAEATRRLIANQTEEARASMKERTRQRMAQLRAEESAERRAARLEDARLRARQLRSAASAKLARSFARVAMGDLGLGQEFHTWHQFSTFIDDWCEKHKVIFIVASLKPLVSLHQNSLHHQPSLAEILRFRFVRLICKYSGTYVGQSTVQKRRSSEKIDCPASITLRLGPKKDRLVVIEANLEHNHHLSELEFALHFKRYQLRASLGLPIRITNSISKRFLAPDLIWNLEDYSKAKDKGMCELLAVLDGLFKADAGPKVKLVFQEDVAILNSIFLATSRMCELVQRFPARLFLERAACLDADFELYTVLCQDANGRGREVAYCLARQGLPDLLIFIVASLVQSAPDIKLQVKVVTVGAGVTGLDAVEEVLPCARVQICRLQVLEVLYRKACELAVPKEDQIRNLLLNLANADSPLVYTQYLSDLGDVAPLSFMQYFLERWHSHKGMWVECWAFEKNQECPFLDHLSMHRRKLLTTLSPPMPLAACVQGLLDLQALHVETSTLNVAPVVELYRTICLPDNADLVAEELDLVPHAHYDLRDTPDGYLLEGGTCSFLVSPDLATCSCSIYMARQLPCRHIFAARLWVGEPLFDPSLLPGLPDGHKNSIGQPEC